Proteins co-encoded in one Arachis stenosperma cultivar V10309 chromosome 7, arast.V10309.gnm1.PFL2, whole genome shotgun sequence genomic window:
- the LOC130939672 gene encoding protein FAR1-RELATED SEQUENCE 5-like, giving the protein MASPSPSMERRSAIVFEVHPPILRVSLNYRIVAVWHRVAGDEDTTGGVRVADEAKMSDGADHRVGSVEGERSAGMESDENDFQEDDTERDHHAEADVDNGDAVELEDSLDSIGGMSENYAEDEFYAVDSGESIGWIDFLNLSAEDVLRFNFADVDIAFEFYQQYAKHHGFGVRRSRSEKRGEVRIRQEFVCHRQGFRSPKFYSMPNRQKRPRAKTRCGCSARMLLRMDDESGHWHVAFFSDAHNHHVLELRFSSMLPGHQRMSEANIEQMNDMHKGGIGLSRIHGFMASLAGGYHNVQYTTRDMHNVFGDVVAFDATYKKNVYLSLLVVFSGVNHHNQTVVFAAALVADEKEETYVWLLQQLQTSMKGKAPVSIITDGDRQIKSAIEQVFPEVHHRLCAWHLLRNATSNIGKPKFTKMFRDCMLGDYEVRTFQRKWFEMVEKFGVADKRWVQDMYERRHSWATAHILGKFFAGFRTTSRCEGLHAMISRYVKSRYSYTEFLRHFHRCLMFVHAKEVEADFECAKGDPVMTTNLKQLERSAADNYTRVIFYLFVPILDRTCAMRVVDSEDNGSYFIHTVSRYGTPGKE; this is encoded by the exons ATGGCTTCGCCGTCTCCATCAATGGAAAGAAG GTCTGCAATTGTCTTTGAAGTACATCCCCCAATTTTGCGTGTTTCGCTAAATTACCGCATTGTTGCTGTTTGGCACAGGGTTGCCGGGGATGAAGATACCACTGGGGGCGTGCGCGTCGCCGATGAAGCAAAAATGTCCGATGGAGCAGACCACAGAGTTGGATCGGTTGAGGGCGAACGCTCTGCAGGGATGGAGTCGGACGAGAACGACTTTCAGGAAGATGATACAGAACGCGACCATCATGCAGAGGCCGATGTCGACAATGGGGATGCGGTTGAATTGGAAGACAGTTTGGACAGCATCGGAGGAATGTCTGAGAATTATGCGGAAGACGAGTTTTACGCCGTTGATTCCGGCGAGTCCATAGGTTGGATTGATTTTTTGAACTTGAGCGCGGAGGATGTTCTCCGGTTTAATTTTGCAGATGTTGACATTGCATTTGAGTTCTACCAGCAATATGCAAAGCACCATGGCTTCGGCGTGAGACGTTCCAGAAGCGAAAAACGCGGCGAAGTAAGGATACGGCAGGAGTTCGTGTGCCACCGACAAGGGTTCCGATCGCCGAAGTTCTACTCGATGCCTAACCGGCAAAAGAGGCCGAGGGCCAAGACACGGTGTGGATGTTCTGCAAGGATGCTACTCCGCATGGACGATGAATCAGGACATTGGCACGTTGCGTTTTTTTCAGACGCGCATAACCACCACGTTCTTGAGTTGCGATTTTCTTCCATGCTCCCGGGCCATCAGAGGATGAGCGAAGCAAATATCGAGCAGATGAACGACATGCACAAAGGGGGCATTGGCCTCTCTCGAATCCACGGTTTTATGGCGAGCCTGGCCGGTGGGTATCATAATGTCCAGTACACAACGAGGGACATGCACAAT GTGTTTGGAGACGTGGTTGCATTTGATGCAACGTACAAGAAAAATGTTTACCTTTCACTTCTTGTAGTATTCTCCGGTGTGAATCACCACAACCAAACGGTTGTCTTTGCCGCTGCACTGGTGGCAGACGAGAAAGAAGAGACCTATGTCTGGCTGCTTCAGCAGTTGCAAACTTCAATGAAAGGGAAGGCTCCCGTGTCCATAATAACCGACGGTGACAGGCAAATAAAGTCTGCGATCGAGCAAGTTTTTCCAGAGGTTCACCATCGACTCTGCGCTTGGCATCTACTCCGAAACGCCACGAGCAACATTGGAAAGCCCAAATTCACCAAAATGTTTAGGGATTGCATGCTCGGAGACTACGAGGTCCGAACATTTCAGAGAAAGTGGTTTGAGATGGTTGAGAAATTTGGAGTGGCCGATAAAAGATGGGTACAGGACATGTACGAGAGAAGGCACAGTTGGGCCACAGCACACATACTGGGAAAGTTCTTTGCCGGATTTCGAACAACATCAAGGTGCGAGGGCTTGCACGCTATGATATCACGGTATGTTAAGTCTCGATACAGCTACACTGAGTTTTTACGTCATTTCCATCGATGCTTGATGTTCGTGCACGCAAAGGAGGTGGAGGCTGATTTCGAGTGTGCAAAGGGTGACCCTGTTATGACCACCAACCTGAAACAGCTAGAGCGGAGTGCAGCCGACAACTACACTCGTGTGATATTCTATTTGTTTGTTCCCATTCTTGACAGGACCTGTGCAATGAGGGTGGTTGACTCTGAAGACAACGGTTCCTATTTTATTCACACCGTCTCTCGATACGGCACTCCGGGGAAGGAGTGA